In Streptomyces seoulensis, the following are encoded in one genomic region:
- a CDS encoding glycoside hydrolase family 18 chitinase: MRFRHRVAAGAVTLLLPLAGLVGLAAPAEAATNVTASYVKSQDWGSGFEGKWTVKNTGTTAISSWTIEWDFPSGTSVSSAWDADVTSSGTHWTAKNKSYNGSVAPGSSISFAFNGAGTGSPSNCKLNGDSCDGTTVPGDAAPSAPGKPTASAVTDTSVKLSWSAATDDKGVKNYDVLRDGAKVATVTTTSYTDTGLTAGTDYSYSVRARDTADQTGPASSATAVRTTGGGTNPPPATGDKVKLGYFTEWGIYGRNYNVKNIVTSGSASKITHINYAFGNVTGGKCAIGDSYADYDKAFTADQSVSGAADTWDQPLRGNFNQLRQLKAKYPNIKVLWSFGGWTWSGGFGEAAKNPAAFAQSCYDLVEDPRWADVFDGIDIDWEYPNACGLSCDTSGSAAFKNVVSALRSKFGANYLVTAAVTADGSSGGKIEAADYAGASQYLNWYNVMTYDFFGAFDAKGPTAPHSPLTSYSGIPKAGFTTADAMAKYKAVGVPASKLLIGIGFYGRGWTGVTQDAPGGTATGAAPGTYEAGIEDYKVLKGSCPVTGTIAGTAYAHCGSNWWSYDTPSTIAGKMSWAKSQGLGGAFFWDFTGDTSNGELVTALSNGLS; this comes from the coding sequence ATGCGCTTCAGACACAGAGTCGCGGCGGGTGCCGTGACCCTGCTGCTCCCCCTGGCCGGCCTGGTCGGCCTGGCCGCCCCCGCCGAAGCGGCCACCAACGTCACCGCGAGCTATGTGAAGTCCCAGGACTGGGGCAGCGGTTTCGAAGGAAAGTGGACCGTCAAGAACACCGGCACCACCGCCATCAGCTCCTGGACGATCGAGTGGGACTTCCCCTCGGGCACGTCCGTCTCCTCCGCCTGGGACGCCGACGTCACCTCGTCCGGCACCCACTGGACGGCGAAGAACAAGTCGTACAACGGCTCGGTGGCGCCCGGCTCCTCCATCTCCTTCGCCTTCAACGGCGCGGGCACCGGTTCGCCGAGCAACTGCAAGCTGAACGGCGACAGTTGTGACGGCACCACGGTGCCCGGCGACGCGGCGCCCTCCGCCCCCGGCAAGCCCACCGCCTCCGCCGTGACCGACACCTCGGTCAAGCTGAGCTGGTCGGCCGCCACCGACGACAAGGGCGTCAAGAACTACGACGTGCTGCGCGACGGGGCCAAGGTCGCCACCGTCACCACCACCTCGTACACGGACACCGGTCTCACCGCCGGCACCGACTACTCCTACAGCGTCCGCGCCAGGGACACCGCCGACCAGACCGGTCCGGCCAGCTCCGCGACGGCCGTGCGCACCACCGGCGGCGGCACCAACCCGCCGCCCGCCACCGGTGACAAGGTCAAGCTCGGCTACTTCACCGAGTGGGGCATCTACGGCCGGAACTACAACGTCAAGAACATCGTGACGTCCGGTTCCGCGTCCAAGATCACGCACATCAACTACGCCTTCGGCAACGTCACCGGCGGCAAGTGCGCGATCGGCGACTCCTACGCCGACTACGACAAGGCGTTCACCGCCGACCAGTCGGTCAGCGGCGCCGCCGACACCTGGGACCAGCCGCTGCGCGGCAACTTCAACCAGCTCCGTCAGCTCAAGGCCAAGTACCCGAACATCAAGGTGCTGTGGTCCTTCGGTGGCTGGACCTGGTCCGGCGGCTTCGGTGAGGCGGCCAAGAACCCGGCCGCGTTCGCCCAGTCCTGCTACGACCTGGTGGAGGACCCCCGCTGGGCCGATGTCTTCGACGGCATCGACATCGACTGGGAGTACCCCAACGCCTGCGGTCTGTCCTGCGACACCAGCGGCTCGGCGGCCTTCAAGAACGTGGTCTCCGCGCTCCGCTCCAAGTTCGGCGCCAATTACCTGGTCACCGCCGCGGTCACCGCGGACGGCTCCAGCGGCGGCAAGATCGAGGCCGCCGACTACGCGGGCGCGTCGCAGTACCTCAACTGGTACAACGTGATGACGTACGACTTCTTCGGCGCCTTCGACGCCAAGGGTCCGACGGCCCCGCACTCCCCGCTCACCTCCTACAGCGGCATCCCGAAGGCGGGCTTCACCACCGCCGACGCGATGGCCAAGTACAAGGCGGTCGGGGTGCCGGCGAGCAAGCTGCTCATCGGCATCGGCTTCTACGGCCGCGGCTGGACCGGTGTCACCCAGGACGCCCCCGGCGGCACCGCCACCGGAGCCGCTCCGGGCACCTACGAGGCCGGCATCGAGGACTACAAGGTTCTCAAGGGCTCCTGCCCGGTCACCGGCACCATCGCGGGCACCGCGTACGCCCACTGCGGCAGCAACTGGTGGTCGTACGACACCCCGTCGACCATCGCCGGCAAGATGAGCTGGGCCAAGAGCCAGGGCTTGGGCGGCGCGTTCTTCTGGGACTTCACCGGGGACACCAGCAACGGTGAACTGGTGACGGCCCTCAGCAACGGCCTGTCGTAG
- a CDS encoding F0F1 ATP synthase subunit epsilon, with the protein MAAELHVELVAADRQVWSGEATLVVARTTSGDIGVMPGHQPLLGVLESGPVTIRTSDGGTVVAAVHGGFISFADDKLSLLAEIAELAEEIDVQRVERELERAKAEDDEDAQRRADVRLRAATSAR; encoded by the coding sequence TTGGCTGCTGAGCTGCACGTCGAGCTGGTCGCCGCCGACCGCCAGGTCTGGTCCGGCGAGGCCACCCTGGTCGTCGCGCGCACCACGTCCGGCGACATCGGCGTCATGCCCGGTCACCAGCCGCTGCTCGGTGTGCTGGAGTCGGGCCCGGTGACCATCCGCACCAGTGACGGCGGCACCGTCGTCGCCGCGGTGCACGGCGGTTTCATCTCGTTCGCGGACGACAAGCTGTCGCTGCTGGCCGAGATCGCCGAGCTGGCGGAGGAGATCGACGTCCAGCGCGTCGAGCGCGAGCTGGAGCGAGCGAAGGCGGAGGACGACGAGGACGCTCAGCGTCGCGCCGACGTCCGTCTGCGGGCGGCGACCTCCGCGCGCTGA
- a CDS encoding DUF2550 domain-containing protein — MVLALTVCGIVVALVVVGLFLFGLRRRLIQRSGGTFDCSLRWDVAEQSEVNGKGWSYGIARYNGDRIEWFRVFSYALRPRRVLERSRIEVAGRRLPEGEEELALLSDAVVLACVHQGTRLELAMSEDALTGFLAWLEAAPPGQRVNVA; from the coding sequence ATGGTCCTCGCTCTGACTGTGTGCGGAATCGTGGTCGCGCTCGTGGTGGTGGGTCTGTTCCTGTTCGGCCTGCGCCGCAGGCTCATCCAGCGTTCCGGCGGCACCTTCGACTGTTCGCTGCGCTGGGACGTGGCGGAGCAGAGCGAGGTGAACGGCAAGGGCTGGAGCTACGGCATCGCCCGCTACAACGGGGACCGCATCGAGTGGTTCCGGGTGTTCTCCTACGCCCTGCGCCCGCGCCGGGTGCTGGAGCGCTCGCGGATCGAGGTGGCCGGACGCCGGCTGCCCGAGGGCGAGGAGGAGCTGGCGCTGCTGTCCGACGCGGTGGTCCTCGCCTGCGTCCACCAGGGCACCCGGCTCGAACTCGCCATGAGCGAAGACGCGCTGACCGGATTTCTCGCGTGGCTGGAAGCAGCCCCGCCCGGACAGCGAGTGAATGTGGCGTAG